The following proteins are co-located in the Streptomyces sp. NBC_01198 genome:
- a CDS encoding DEAD/DEAH box helicase: MSPVSPVTLFSQLPLDPALVAALEAHGVTEPFPIQAATLPDSLAGRDVLGRGRTGSGKTLAFGLPLLARTKAAGRRAEARQPLALVLVPTRELAGQVTEALDPYAKVLGLRITSVVGGASINRQTAALKAGAEVLVATPGRLADLIDRRACSLDKVAVTVLDEADQMADMGFLPQVTRLMEQVRADGQRMMFSATLDRNVDKLVKRFLHAPVTHSVDPSAATVTTMEHHVLHVDEATKRAVTAEIAARKGGVIMFVGTKRGADRLTKHLLGQGVRAVALHGGKSQPQRNRALDQFRTGTADALIATNVAARGIHIEGLDLVVNVDPPTEAKDYLHRGGRTARAGESGTVVTLVLPEQRRENAKLMAQAGIRPASARVRPGDPDLVRITGARKPSGTPVALPVAPEQAAPAKPKASAGTPQRRRTGNPAGRRTGPGAAAGRGGAAGRRARGSRAA; this comes from the coding sequence GTGTCACCTGTGTCGCCCGTCACGCTCTTCTCCCAGCTGCCGCTGGACCCGGCGCTCGTCGCCGCTCTCGAAGCCCACGGGGTGACCGAGCCGTTCCCGATCCAGGCCGCCACCCTGCCCGACTCGCTGGCCGGCCGGGACGTGCTCGGCCGCGGCAGGACCGGCTCGGGCAAGACGCTGGCGTTCGGGCTGCCGCTGCTGGCCAGGACGAAGGCCGCGGGGCGGCGGGCCGAGGCCAGGCAGCCGCTGGCGCTGGTGCTGGTGCCCACCCGTGAGCTGGCCGGGCAGGTCACCGAGGCGCTCGACCCGTACGCGAAGGTGCTCGGCCTGCGGATCACCTCGGTCGTCGGCGGCGCGTCGATCAACCGGCAGACCGCCGCGCTCAAGGCCGGCGCCGAGGTGCTTGTCGCGACCCCGGGGCGGCTCGCGGACCTCATCGACCGGCGGGCCTGCTCGCTGGACAAGGTCGCGGTGACCGTCCTGGACGAGGCCGACCAGATGGCCGACATGGGCTTCCTGCCGCAGGTCACCAGGCTGATGGAGCAGGTGCGGGCCGACGGGCAGCGGATGATGTTCTCGGCCACGCTGGACCGCAATGTCGACAAGCTGGTCAAGCGCTTCCTGCACGCCCCGGTGACGCACTCGGTGGACCCCTCCGCGGCGACCGTCACCACGATGGAGCACCACGTGCTGCACGTCGACGAGGCCACCAAGCGGGCGGTCACCGCGGAGATCGCCGCCCGCAAGGGCGGGGTGATCATGTTCGTCGGCACCAAGCGCGGCGCCGACCGGCTCACCAAGCACCTGCTGGGCCAGGGCGTACGGGCGGTGGCCCTGCACGGCGGCAAGTCCCAGCCGCAGCGCAACCGGGCGCTCGACCAGTTCCGCACCGGCACCGCCGACGCGCTGATCGCCACGAACGTCGCCGCCCGCGGTATCCACATCGAGGGCCTGGACCTGGTGGTCAACGTCGACCCGCCCACCGAGGCCAAGGACTACCTGCACCGCGGCGGGCGGACCGCCAGGGCGGGCGAGTCCGGGACGGTGGTGACCCTCGTGCTGCCCGAGCAGCGGCGGGAGAACGCCAAGCTGATGGCGCAGGCCGGGATCCGTCCGGCCAGCGCCCGGGTGCGGCCCGGCGACCCCGACCTGGTCAGGATCACCGGCGCCCGCAAGCCGTCCGGCACGCCGGTCGCGCTGCCGGTGGCGCCCGAGCAGGCCGCACCGGCGAAGCCGAAGGCCTCGGCCGGTACGCCCCAGCGCCGCCGCACCGGCAACCCCGCGGGGCGCCGCACCGGTCCCGGCGCGGCCGCGGGCCGCGGCGGCGCGGCGGGCCGCCGCGCCCGCGGCTCCCGCGCCGCCTGA
- a CDS encoding WXG100 family type VII secretion target: protein MSDSWIGGDIGGLHTMGTTLSGAKEQLDGVVKPLGEGVETLVSDAGWKGEAAEEFRSRWAEDSMAAGGFAELVKATGEAITELAHALGEANSALQNAADVATSKGVPVGKMGEPGNMVTARPPTADDQKAIGDLNEYAGVYKEIMHKGQAARIACAKKLNALYDSLDPKEPMHKGDKIVVADYLRALWTSKADDERKLGLDAGKKLTEAEKKHEEALKAMREEEAKFRTAEADLPKAFRLKGEYQRLGTQIDALDAEVAASKNGSPFLPYDRVLNYKVADALKGFRFVEGAPEFLKEIPVVDVLAVGAIGLVEAKEDHDKGWSWKHSVAVDVGAGVVGLAAGAAAVAAAPEIGIGLGAAATAATAGAVFVGVGYFTDEAFHEHWSEDIHDHGVVAGIGDGTWNVTKNTGEDMKNLAVGTAKGIGNAGKSVWHHATGWL from the coding sequence ATGAGTGACAGCTGGATAGGCGGGGACATCGGCGGTCTCCACACCATGGGGACCACCCTGAGCGGCGCCAAGGAGCAGCTCGACGGCGTGGTCAAACCGCTCGGCGAAGGCGTCGAGACGCTGGTCTCCGACGCGGGCTGGAAGGGCGAGGCCGCCGAGGAGTTCCGGTCCCGCTGGGCGGAGGACTCGATGGCCGCCGGCGGCTTCGCCGAACTGGTCAAGGCCACCGGCGAGGCCATCACCGAGCTCGCGCACGCGCTCGGCGAGGCCAACAGCGCCCTGCAGAACGCCGCGGACGTCGCCACGTCCAAGGGCGTCCCGGTCGGCAAGATGGGCGAGCCGGGCAACATGGTGACCGCCAGGCCGCCCACCGCGGACGACCAGAAGGCGATCGGCGACCTCAACGAATACGCCGGCGTCTACAAGGAGATCATGCACAAGGGGCAGGCGGCCCGGATCGCCTGCGCCAAGAAGCTCAACGCGCTCTACGACTCGCTCGACCCGAAGGAGCCCATGCACAAGGGCGACAAGATCGTCGTCGCCGACTACCTGCGGGCGCTGTGGACCTCCAAGGCCGACGACGAGCGCAAACTCGGCCTCGACGCGGGCAAGAAGCTCACCGAGGCGGAGAAGAAGCACGAGGAGGCGCTCAAGGCGATGAGGGAGGAGGAGGCCAAGTTCCGCACCGCGGAGGCCGACCTCCCCAAGGCCTTCCGCCTCAAGGGCGAGTACCAGCGGCTCGGCACCCAGATCGACGCGCTGGACGCGGAGGTCGCGGCCAGCAAGAACGGCAGCCCGTTCCTGCCCTACGACCGGGTGCTCAACTACAAGGTCGCCGACGCGCTCAAGGGCTTCAGATTCGTCGAAGGAGCACCGGAGTTCCTCAAGGAGATCCCGGTGGTGGACGTCCTCGCGGTCGGCGCGATCGGCCTGGTGGAGGCCAAGGAGGACCACGACAAGGGCTGGTCCTGGAAGCACTCGGTGGCCGTCGACGTCGGCGCCGGAGTGGTCGGCCTGGCCGCGGGCGCGGCCGCGGTGGCGGCCGCCCCCGAGATCGGTATCGGCCTGGGCGCCGCGGCGACGGCGGCCACCGCCGGCGCGGTCTTCGTCGGCGTAGGGTATTTCACGGACGAGGCCTTCCACGAGCACTGGAGCGAGGACATCCACGACCACGGTGTCGTCGCGGGCATCGGGGACGGCACCTGGAACGTCACCAAGAACACCGGTGAGGACATGAAGAACCTGGCAGTGGGCACCGCCAAGGGCATCGGCAACGCCGGAAAGTCGGTCTGGCACCATGCCACCGGCTGGCTCTGA
- the glgP gene encoding alpha-glucan family phosphorylase yields MKAIRRFTVRTVLPEPLRPLGGLAQNLRWSWHQETRELFQSVDPEGWRAAQGDPVRLLGTVGKDRLAALADDRRFLRRLTAAAEDLADYTGSPRWYQEQSDLPAAIAYFSPEFGITSALPQYSGGLGILAGDHLKAASDLGVPLIGVGLLYRHGYFRQTLSREGWQQEQYPVLDPNSLPVSPLREADGTPARISLVLPGGRALHARIWKAQVGRVPLLLLDSDVEGNQAAERDVTDRLYGGGSEHRLLQEMLLGIGGVRAVRAYCRITGHPEPEVFHTNEGHAGFLGLERIRELSLEGLDFDAALEAVRAGTVFTTHTPVPAGIDRFDRELVARHLGDGGELSGVDTGRILGLGMETHRGGDPNLFNMAVMGLRLAQRANGVSTLHGAVSRGMFAGLWPGFDPEDVPITSITNGVHAPTWVAPEVLRLAAKQIGVQRAEDALMIGGTDRWEAIGAIPDTAVWELRRELREQLVDDVRRRVRASWRQRGAGDAELGWTDHVLDPDVLTIGFARRVPSYKRLTLMLRDQDRLMELLLHPERPIQIVVAGKAHPADDSGKRLVQELVRFTDDPRVRHRIVFLPDYDMRMARLLYPGCDVWLNNPLRPLEACGTSGMKAALNGCLNLSVLDGWWDEWFDGDNGWAIPTADGITDEDRRDELEAAALYDLLENQVAPRFYDHGSRGLPQRWIEMVRHTLATLGPKVLAGRMVRDYVTRLYAPAARSHRAIQGSAAAELAEWKGRVRREWQQVSVDHVETDSIEGTPELGSTLTLRTQISLGGLDPADVDVQLLSGRVDAADRMAEPTVLSLKPTGRSDIAGKHAYEGPLTLDRTGSFGYTVRVLPAHPLLAGPAELGLVAVPAETAGMTAGILR; encoded by the coding sequence GTGAAGGCTATCCGTCGTTTCACCGTGCGCACCGTCCTGCCGGAACCTCTGCGCCCGCTGGGGGGTCTGGCCCAGAATCTCCGCTGGTCATGGCACCAGGAGACCAGGGAGCTTTTCCAGAGCGTCGATCCCGAGGGCTGGCGGGCAGCCCAGGGCGACCCCGTACGGCTGCTCGGCACGGTCGGCAAGGACCGGCTCGCCGCGCTCGCCGACGACCGGCGCTTCCTGCGCCGGCTGACCGCCGCCGCGGAGGACCTCGCCGACTACACCGGCAGCCCCCGCTGGTATCAGGAACAGAGCGACCTGCCCGCCGCCATCGCCTACTTCTCCCCCGAGTTCGGGATCACCTCCGCGCTGCCGCAGTATTCCGGCGGCCTGGGGATCCTCGCGGGGGACCACCTCAAGGCCGCCAGCGACCTCGGCGTACCGCTGATCGGCGTCGGCCTGCTCTACCGGCACGGCTACTTCCGCCAGACCCTCTCCCGTGAGGGCTGGCAGCAGGAGCAGTACCCGGTGCTCGATCCCAACTCGCTGCCCGTCAGCCCGCTGCGCGAGGCCGACGGCACCCCGGCCCGGATAAGCCTGGTGCTGCCCGGCGGCCGCGCGCTGCACGCCAGGATCTGGAAGGCCCAGGTCGGCCGGGTGCCGCTGCTGCTGCTCGACTCCGACGTCGAGGGCAACCAGGCCGCGGAGCGCGACGTCACCGACCGCCTCTACGGCGGCGGCAGCGAGCACCGGCTGCTCCAGGAGATGCTGCTCGGCATCGGCGGGGTCCGTGCGGTCCGCGCCTACTGCCGGATCACCGGCCACCCCGAGCCCGAGGTCTTCCACACCAACGAGGGCCACGCCGGCTTCCTCGGCCTGGAGCGGATCCGCGAGCTGTCCCTGGAAGGCCTGGACTTCGACGCGGCGCTCGAAGCGGTCCGCGCGGGCACCGTCTTCACCACCCACACTCCCGTCCCGGCCGGCATCGACCGGTTCGACCGCGAGCTGGTCGCCCGCCACCTCGGCGACGGGGGCGAGCTGTCCGGCGTCGACACCGGACGCATCCTCGGACTGGGCATGGAGACCCACCGGGGCGGCGACCCCAATCTGTTCAACATGGCGGTGATGGGCCTGCGGCTGGCCCAGCGCGCCAACGGGGTGTCCACCCTGCACGGGGCCGTCAGCCGGGGGATGTTCGCCGGCCTGTGGCCGGGCTTCGACCCCGAGGACGTGCCGATCACCTCCATCACCAACGGGGTGCACGCCCCCACCTGGGTGGCCCCCGAGGTGCTGCGGCTCGCCGCCAAGCAGATCGGCGTGCAGCGCGCCGAGGACGCGCTGATGATCGGCGGCACGGACCGCTGGGAGGCGATCGGCGCCATCCCCGACACGGCCGTCTGGGAGCTGCGCCGCGAGCTGCGCGAACAGCTCGTGGACGACGTACGCCGCCGGGTCCGCGCCTCCTGGCGGCAGCGCGGCGCCGGCGACGCGGAACTGGGCTGGACCGACCACGTCCTCGACCCGGACGTCCTGACCATCGGCTTCGCCCGCCGCGTCCCCTCCTACAAGCGCCTCACCCTGATGCTGCGCGACCAGGACCGGCTGATGGAGCTGCTGCTGCACCCCGAGCGGCCGATCCAGATCGTCGTCGCCGGCAAGGCGCACCCCGCGGACGACAGCGGCAAGCGCCTGGTCCAGGAGCTGGTCCGGTTCACCGACGACCCCCGGGTGCGGCACCGCATCGTCTTCCTGCCCGACTACGACATGCGGATGGCCCGGCTGCTCTACCCCGGCTGCGACGTCTGGCTCAACAACCCGCTGCGCCCGCTGGAGGCCTGCGGCACCTCCGGGATGAAGGCCGCGCTCAACGGCTGCCTCAACCTGTCGGTGCTCGACGGCTGGTGGGACGAGTGGTTCGACGGTGACAACGGCTGGGCGATCCCCACCGCCGACGGCATCACCGACGAGGACCGGCGCGACGAGCTGGAGGCGGCCGCGCTCTACGACCTGCTGGAGAACCAGGTCGCCCCGCGCTTCTACGACCACGGCTCGCGCGGCCTGCCGCAGCGCTGGATCGAGATGGTCAGGCACACCCTGGCCACCCTCGGCCCCAAGGTGCTGGCCGGCCGCATGGTCCGCGACTACGTCACCCGGCTCTACGCCCCCGCCGCCCGCTCGCACCGCGCCATACAGGGCTCAGCGGCGGCCGAGCTGGCCGAGTGGAAGGGGCGGGTGCGCCGCGAGTGGCAGCAGGTGTCGGTCGACCACGTGGAGACCGACTCGATCGAAGGCACGCCGGAACTGGGGTCCACCCTCACCCTGCGCACCCAGATCAGCCTGGGCGGGCTCGACCCCGCCGACGTCGACGTCCAGCTGCTCTCCGGGCGGGTGGACGCCGCCGACCGGATGGCCGAGCCCACCGTGCTGTCCCTCAAGCCGACCGGGCGGTCCGACATCGCGGGCAAGCACGCCTACGAGGGTCCACTGACCCTGGACCGCACCGGCTCCTTCGGCTACACCGTCCGGGTGCTGCCGGCCCACCCGCTGCTCGCCGGGCCGGCCGAGCTGGGCCTGGTCGCGGTGCCGGCCGAGACGGCCGGCATGACGGCGGGCATCCTGCGGTAG
- a CDS encoding M4 family metallopeptidase gives MVAVTLPAGTAAAEPAAQTGSAQAGNTHAQPRPGALPASLTPAQQAALTARAASQAATTASSLHLGAQEKLVVKSVSQDADGSTHTRYERTFQGLPVLGGDLIVHQSPLGATTGVEKATNASIAVASTSAVKTADSAKSFAISRAKADGAKAPTAVNSPRKVVWAGSGTPVLAWESVIGGLQDDGTPNQLHVITDATTGSKLYEYQGIETGVGNSEYSGQVSITTTLSGSTYQLTDNTRGGHKTYNLNHATSGTGTLFTDADDTWGDGSGTTAQTAGVDAAYGAQETWDFYKNTFGRNGIADDGRAAYSRTHYGNSYVNAFWDDSCFCMTYGDGSGNAHPLTALDVAGHEMSHGVTANTAGLNYTGESGGLNEATSDIFGTGVEFYSNTSADPGDYLIGEKININGDGSPLRYMDKPSKDGGSKDYWSSSLGGLDVHYSSGPANHLFYLLSEGSGAKVVGGVSYNSPTYDNLPVPGIGRDNALKLWYKALTERFTSTTNYAAARTQSLQAAADLWGANSATYNTVANTFAAIGVGSRVTTPTGVTVTNPGNQSTKVSTAVSLQIHASSSNSGALTYTATGLPPGLSISSSTGLISGTTSATTGTYSVTVTAKDSTNATGTASFTWSVTSSGGGGGCTAGQLLANPGFESGATSWTSSSGVIDSSTDAPAHAGSYKAWLDGYGTTHTDTLSQPVTIPAGCTSATLTFYLYVDSSETTTTTAYDKLTVAAGTTTVASYSNINKGTGYVQRTVSLTPYIGQTVTLKFTGTEDSSLATSFLIDDTAVNVS, from the coding sequence ATGGTCGCCGTGACGCTGCCGGCCGGTACCGCGGCGGCAGAACCCGCCGCACAGACCGGCTCGGCGCAGGCCGGGAACACCCATGCGCAGCCCAGGCCGGGCGCCCTGCCGGCCTCGCTGACCCCCGCGCAGCAGGCCGCGCTCACCGCGCGGGCCGCGTCGCAGGCGGCGACGACCGCGTCGTCGCTGCATCTGGGCGCCCAGGAGAAACTGGTCGTCAAGTCGGTGTCCCAGGACGCCGACGGCAGCACCCACACCCGCTACGAGCGCACGTTCCAGGGACTGCCGGTGCTCGGCGGCGACCTGATCGTCCACCAGAGCCCGCTGGGCGCGACCACCGGCGTGGAGAAGGCGACCAACGCGTCGATCGCGGTGGCCTCGACGAGCGCGGTCAAGACCGCCGACTCGGCGAAGTCCTTCGCCATCTCGCGGGCGAAGGCCGACGGCGCCAAGGCCCCGACCGCGGTGAACTCGCCGCGCAAGGTGGTCTGGGCCGGGTCCGGGACCCCCGTGCTCGCCTGGGAGTCGGTGATCGGCGGCCTGCAGGACGACGGCACCCCCAACCAGCTGCACGTGATCACCGACGCCACCACCGGATCGAAGCTCTACGAGTACCAGGGCATCGAGACCGGCGTCGGCAACAGTGAGTACAGCGGCCAGGTGAGCATCACCACGACGCTGTCGGGCAGCACCTACCAGCTGACCGACAACACCCGTGGCGGCCACAAGACGTACAACCTGAACCACGCCACGTCAGGAACGGGCACCCTGTTCACCGACGCGGACGACACCTGGGGCGACGGCAGCGGCACCACCGCGCAGACCGCGGGTGTGGACGCGGCCTACGGCGCCCAGGAGACCTGGGACTTCTACAAGAACACCTTCGGCCGCAACGGCATCGCCGACGACGGCCGGGCGGCGTACTCCAGGACCCACTACGGCAACAGCTACGTCAACGCCTTCTGGGACGACTCCTGCTTCTGCATGACCTACGGCGACGGCAGCGGCAACGCGCACCCGCTGACGGCACTGGACGTCGCGGGCCACGAGATGAGCCACGGTGTCACCGCCAACACCGCGGGCCTGAACTACACCGGTGAGTCCGGCGGCCTGAACGAGGCGACGTCCGACATCTTCGGCACCGGTGTGGAGTTCTACTCCAACACCTCCGCCGACCCGGGCGACTACCTCATCGGCGAGAAGATCAACATCAACGGTGACGGCTCCCCGCTGCGGTACATGGACAAGCCCAGCAAGGACGGCGGCTCGAAGGACTACTGGTCCTCCAGCCTCGGCGGCCTGGACGTCCACTACTCCTCCGGTCCGGCCAACCACCTGTTCTACCTGCTCTCCGAGGGCAGCGGCGCCAAGGTCGTCGGCGGGGTCAGCTACAACAGCCCGACGTACGACAACCTGCCGGTGCCGGGCATCGGCCGGGACAACGCGCTCAAGCTCTGGTACAAGGCACTGACCGAGCGCTTCACCTCGACCACCAACTACGCGGCGGCCCGTACCCAGTCGCTGCAGGCGGCGGCCGACCTGTGGGGCGCCAACAGCGCCACGTACAACACGGTGGCCAACACCTTCGCGGCGATCGGCGTCGGCAGCCGGGTGACCACCCCGACCGGCGTGACGGTGACCAACCCGGGCAACCAGTCCACCAAGGTGAGCACCGCGGTCAGCCTGCAGATCCACGCGTCCAGCAGCAACAGCGGCGCCCTGACCTACACCGCGACCGGTCTGCCGCCGGGTCTGTCGATCAGCTCCTCGACCGGCCTGATCTCCGGCACCACCTCCGCCACCACCGGCACCTACAGCGTCACCGTCACCGCGAAGGACTCCACCAACGCCACCGGCACCGCGTCCTTCACCTGGTCCGTCACCAGCAGCGGCGGAGGCGGCGGCTGCACCGCCGGCCAACTCCTGGCCAACCCCGGCTTCGAAAGCGGCGCCACCAGCTGGACCTCCTCCAGCGGAGTCATCGACAGCAGCACCGACGCCCCCGCCCACGCCGGCTCCTACAAGGCCTGGCTCGACGGCTACGGCACCACCCACACCGACACCCTCTCCCAGCCCGTCACCATCCCCGCCGGCTGCACCAGCGCCACCCTCACCTTCTACCTCTACGTCGACTCCAGCGAGACCACCACCACCACCGCCTACGACAAGCTCACCGTCGCAGCCGGCACCACCACCGTGGCCTCCTACTCCAACATCAACAAGGGCACCGGCTACGTCCAGCGCACCGTCAGCCTCACCCCCTACATCGGCCAGACCGTCACCCTGAAGTTCACCGGGACCGAGGACTCCTCCCTGGCCACCTCGTTCCTCATCGACGACACCGCCGTCAACGTCAGCTGA
- a CDS encoding cold-shock protein, with amino-acid sequence MATGTVKWFNSEKGFGFIEQDGGGSDVFAHYSNIQSQGYRELLEGQKVEFEVTQGQKGPQAENIRAL; translated from the coding sequence ATGGCTACCGGAACCGTGAAGTGGTTCAACTCGGAAAAGGGCTTCGGCTTCATCGAGCAGGACGGCGGCGGCTCCGATGTCTTCGCCCACTACTCGAACATCCAGTCGCAGGGTTACCGCGAGCTGCTTGAGGGCCAGAAGGTCGAGTTCGAGGTCACCCAGGGCCAGAAGGGCCCGCAGGCGGAGAACATCCGGGCGCTCTGA
- a CDS encoding DUF6317 family protein — MSAGYNVILGDLAGMASTFHTQATDYAALKADVAPPIAASGDAGLDDSIASIMDAIAGLHAKLAGRIEEHANGLDYAHGSYQRHDIDVHGLFEDLMPDE, encoded by the coding sequence ATGAGCGCCGGATACAACGTCATCCTGGGCGACCTGGCCGGTATGGCCTCCACCTTCCACACCCAGGCGACCGACTACGCCGCCCTCAAGGCGGACGTGGCGCCGCCGATCGCCGCGTCCGGCGACGCCGGACTCGACGACTCCATCGCCTCGATCATGGACGCCATCGCGGGCCTGCACGCCAAGCTCGCCGGCCGGATCGAGGAGCACGCCAACGGCCTGGACTACGCCCACGGCTCCTACCAGCGCCATGACATCGACGTACACGGCCTGTTCGAGGATCTGATGCCCGATGAGTGA
- a CDS encoding alpha-1,4-glucan--maltose-1-phosphate maltosyltransferase: MIGRIPVLDVRPLVDGGRRPAKAVVGETFEVTATVFREGHDAVAANVVLRDPAGRSGPWTPMRELEPGTDRWGARVTPTAEGRWSYTVEAWSDPVATWRHTAGIKIPAGIDTDLVLTEGALLYERAAAGVPKADGRAVVLAAADALRDTARPIASRHAAALTPDVVAVLDRFPLRELVSASRPLPLHVERQRALFGSWYEFFPRSEGAVVQQGAPPQHGTFRTAAQRLPAVAAMGFDVVYLPPIHPIGAAFRKGPDNTLTAGPDDVGSPWAIGSPEGGHDAIHPDLGTMEDFDHFVATAKELRLEVALDFALQCSPDHPWVAKHPEWFAHRADGTIAYAENPPKKYQDIYPVAFDEDFPGIVRETLRVLRHWMAHGVRIFRVDNPHTKPVVFWEKVIADINRTHPDVIFLAEAFTRPAMMSALGQIGFQQSYTYFTWRTEKAELADYMRELSGEKAAWMRPNFFVNTPDILHAYLQNGGRPAFEVRAVLAATLSPSWGVYAGFELCEADPAKPGSEEYLHSEKYELRPRDWAAAEAEGRSLAPLITTLNRLRRRHPALQQLRDITFHPVDNDALLAFSKRRGDDVVLVVVNLDPFHTQEATVSLNMPELGLSWHESFPVRDALTGETYHWGRDNYVRLEPGRAPAHVLSLRPSPSIGGSLS, encoded by the coding sequence ATGATCGGTCGCATTCCCGTTCTCGATGTCCGGCCGCTGGTGGACGGCGGCCGCCGGCCGGCCAAGGCGGTGGTGGGCGAGACCTTCGAGGTGACCGCCACCGTGTTCCGGGAGGGGCATGACGCGGTCGCCGCCAACGTGGTGCTGCGCGATCCCGCCGGCCGGTCGGGGCCCTGGACCCCGATGCGCGAGCTGGAGCCGGGCACCGACCGGTGGGGCGCCAGGGTCACCCCCACCGCGGAGGGCCGCTGGTCGTACACGGTGGAGGCCTGGTCCGACCCGGTCGCGACCTGGCGGCACACCGCGGGGATCAAGATCCCGGCCGGCATCGACACCGACCTGGTGCTGACCGAGGGCGCGTTGCTGTACGAGCGTGCCGCCGCCGGGGTGCCCAAGGCCGACGGGCGGGCCGTGGTGCTGGCCGCGGCCGACGCACTGCGGGACACCGCCCGGCCGATCGCCTCCCGGCACGCGGCGGCGCTGACCCCCGACGTGGTGGCGGTGCTCGACCGCTTCCCGCTGCGCGAACTGGTCAGCGCGTCCCGGCCGCTGCCGCTGCACGTGGAGCGGCAGCGGGCGCTGTTCGGGTCCTGGTACGAGTTCTTCCCGCGCTCGGAGGGCGCGGTGGTCCAGCAGGGCGCCCCGCCGCAGCACGGCACGTTCCGCACCGCCGCGCAGCGGCTGCCCGCGGTGGCCGCGATGGGCTTCGACGTGGTGTACCTGCCGCCGATCCACCCGATCGGCGCAGCCTTCCGCAAGGGCCCCGACAACACCCTGACGGCGGGTCCCGACGACGTCGGCTCGCCGTGGGCCATCGGCTCACCCGAGGGCGGGCACGACGCGATCCACCCGGACCTGGGCACCATGGAGGACTTCGACCACTTCGTGGCCACCGCCAAGGAGCTGCGGCTGGAGGTCGCGCTGGACTTCGCGCTGCAGTGCTCCCCCGACCACCCCTGGGTCGCCAAGCACCCGGAGTGGTTCGCGCACCGGGCGGACGGCACGATCGCGTACGCGGAGAACCCGCCGAAGAAGTACCAGGACATCTACCCGGTCGCCTTCGACGAGGACTTCCCCGGCATCGTCCGCGAGACGCTGCGGGTGCTGCGGCACTGGATGGCGCACGGGGTGCGGATCTTCCGGGTCGACAACCCGCACACCAAGCCGGTGGTCTTCTGGGAGAAGGTGATCGCCGACATCAACCGCACGCACCCGGATGTGATCTTCCTGGCCGAGGCCTTCACCCGGCCGGCCATGATGAGCGCCCTCGGGCAGATCGGCTTCCAGCAGTCCTACACCTACTTCACCTGGCGCACAGAAAAGGCCGAGCTCGCCGACTACATGCGGGAGCTGAGCGGGGAGAAGGCGGCCTGGATGCGGCCGAACTTCTTCGTCAACACCCCCGACATCCTGCACGCCTATCTGCAGAACGGCGGCCGCCCCGCCTTCGAGGTCAGGGCGGTGCTCGCGGCGACCCTGTCCCCCAGCTGGGGGGTCTACGCGGGCTTCGAGCTGTGCGAGGCGGATCCCGCCAAGCCCGGGAGTGAGGAGTATCTGCACTCGGAGAAGTACGAACTGCGGCCGCGCGACTGGGCGGCCGCGGAGGCCGAGGGGCGCTCGCTGGCCCCGCTGATCACCACGCTCAACCGGTTGCGCCGCCGTCATCCGGCGCTCCAGCAGCTGCGGGACATCACATTCCATCCGGTGGACAACGACGCGCTGCTCGCCTTTTCCAAGCGCCGCGGCGACGACGTCGTACTGGTGGTCGTCAACCTGGACCCGTTCCACACCCAGGAGGCGACCGTGTCGTTGAACATGCCGGAACTCGGCCTCTCCTGGCACGAGTCCTTCCCGGTGCGCGACGCGCTCACCGGCGAGACCTACCACTGGGGCAGAGACAACTATGTGCGCCTTGAACCGGGCCGCGCGCCCGCGCACGTCCTGTCGCTGCGACCGTCTCCATCGATCGGAGGGTCACTCAGTTGA
- a CDS encoding SAV_915 family protein, producing the protein MSRISELSSESGLPRAAEGTGQAELAAQTRLYIPAHPRYPADPEQPPGVGFEFLTEPDTGAPVPVAFTTLDALVTALGESQPWIAMPAGPFTELMRRNGFGRVTVDPAVAPGTEPYWTPENIRAYTEAVQR; encoded by the coding sequence ATGTCCCGGATATCAGAACTGTCCAGCGAGTCCGGCCTGCCCCGTGCGGCGGAGGGCACGGGGCAGGCCGAACTCGCCGCGCAGACCAGGCTCTACATACCGGCCCACCCCCGGTATCCGGCCGACCCCGAGCAGCCGCCGGGCGTCGGCTTCGAGTTCCTGACCGAACCGGACACCGGCGCCCCGGTCCCGGTGGCCTTCACCACCCTCGATGCCCTGGTCACGGCGCTCGGCGAGAGCCAGCCCTGGATCGCGATGCCCGCAGGGCCGTTCACCGAGCTCATGCGCCGCAACGGCTTCGGCCGCGTCACGGTCGACCCGGCCGTCGCGCCAGGGACCGAGCCGTACTGGACCCCCGAGAACATCCGCGCCTACACCGAGGCGGTGCAGCGATGA